The following are from one region of the Aspergillus luchuensis IFO 4308 DNA, chromosome 4, nearly complete sequence genome:
- the sen2 gene encoding tRNA splicing endonuclease subunit SEN2 (BUSCO:EOG09262WXK;~COG:J;~EggNog:ENOG410PM9P;~InterPro:IPR011856,IPR006677,IPR006676,IPR016589, IPR036167;~PFAM:PF01974;~go_component: GO:0000214 - tRNA-intron endonuclease complex [Evidence IEA];~go_function: GO:0000213 - tRNA-intron endonuclease activity [Evidence IEA];~go_function: GO:0003676 - nucleic acid binding [Evidence IEA];~go_function: GO:0004518 - nuclease activity [Evidence IEA];~go_process: GO:0006388 - tRNA splicing, via endonucleolytic cleavage and ligation [Evidence IEA]), producing MASNTIPSPASETAAPGKSDSSQKPNAASPARRSRPPRPNYRHIHRFPFPVEVHPLPPLIPHNPLSLVSVLLSYLTYFISPPHQEVYSAYFDSATSSVHVTDPKAIKALWEMGFFGKGTLSRSEPSWLEREKKRRGLLGGMTSEEVTRQRRTERRELKLERARMEKLAIEERLKAEAAARDGTATSNEQSSLSPTPNSGSDGAVSTTEKFSLRKAREAREAKLLESQRSVSQDGIARTPNSAGKRSPSGSKTVRFSPVVQAKEFASDSAILSLPETSADGNVHGGKADEEPELNNEEHLQLSNEEAFFLAYGLGVLRVRDDTRKTEIPTSSLLPLLCRHSYFPPRAPSADLTPDDPFMISYVVYHHFRSLGWVVRSGVKFGVDYILYNRGPVFSHAEFAVVVVPSYGHGYWSETAERKAQCEEKTARSWWWLHCVNRVQAQVKKSLVVCYVEVPPPTSYELDTPSEEDIGSMLSRYQVREMVIRRWVPNRTRD from the coding sequence ATGGCTTCCAATACAATTCCTAGTCCTGCTTCGGAGACTGCTGCTCCTGGCAAGTCCGACTCTTCTCAAAAACCCAATGCTGCCTCCCCAGCTCGTCGTTCGCGGCCTCCAAGGCCCAACTACCGACACATCCATCGCTTCCCCTTCCCGGTTGAGGtgcatcctctccctcctctcatcCCCCATAACCCTCTCTCGCTCGTCAGTGTACTGCTTTCCTACCTGACGTACTTTATTTCTCCCCCTCACCAGGAAGTCTACTCTGCCTACTTTGACTCTGCCACATCCTCGGTCCATGTCACAGACCCTAAGGCTATAAAGGCGCTATGGGAGATGGGTTTCTTTGGTAAGGGAACCTTGAGTCGAAGTGAGCCGAGCTGGCTTGAGcgtgagaagaagagacgaGGATTACTTGGGGGAATGACTAGCGAAGAGGTTACACGACAGCGGCGGACGGAACGCCGCGAGTTGAAACTGGAGCGCGCGAGGATGGAAAAGCTTGCCATTGAGGAGAGACTCAAGGCCGAAGCGGCTGCCAGGGACGGCACCGCGACGTCAAACGAGCAGTCATCCCTCTCACCCACTCCGAACAGTGGCTCTGACGGCGCAGTATCAACTACGGAGAAGTTCTCCCTAAGAAAAGCACGGGAAGCCAGGGAAGCCAAGCTCCTTGAGTCACAACGTTCAGTATCACAAGACGGCATTGCACGCACCCCTAACTCCGCCGGAAAGCGGTCACCTAGTGGCAGCAAAACTGTGCGGTTTTCTCCGGTTGTTCAAGCCAAGGAGTTTGCTTCTGATTCGGCTATCTTGAGCTTGCCAGAAACATCTGCGGATGGAAATGTGCACGGAGGTAAGGCGGATGAGGAGCCGGAATTAAATAATGAAGAGCATCTTCAATTATCCAACGAAGAGGCCTTCTTTCTTGCATATGGGCTGGGTGTCTTGCGTGTTCGCGATGATACTCGCAAAACCGAGATTCCtacatcttctctgctgccATTATTATGTCGACACTCCTACTTCCCTCCTAGAGCCCCGTCAGCGGATCTCACGCCGGACGACCCATTCATGATATCATATGTTGTGTACCACCATTTCCGTTCTTTGGGGTGGGTTGTGCGCTCCGGAGTGAAGTTCGGTGTGGACTACATTCTCTACAACCGTGGTCCGGTCTTCTCACATGCTGAGTTTGCTGTCGTGGTCGTCCCATCCTATGGCCATGGCTACTGGTCTGAAACGGCCGAGCGCAAGGCCCAGTGTGAGGAGAAGACAGCGCGcagttggtggtggctgcATTGTGTCAATCGAGTCCAAGCCCAGGTGAAGAAGAGCTTGGTGGTATGCTACGTGGAAGTGCCTCCACCAACGTCTTACGAGCTTGATACACCCTCGGAAGAGGATATTGGTTCGATGTTGTCTCGTTATCAAGTCCGGGAAATGGTTATTCGAAGATGGGTCCCCAATCGGACTCGGGACTGA
- the NOP10 gene encoding H/ACA ribonucleoprotein complex subunit NOP10 (COG:A;~EggNog:ENOG410PRU4;~InterPro:IPR007264,IPR036756;~PFAM:PF04135;~go_function: GO:0030515 - snoRNA binding [Evidence IEA];~go_process: GO:0001522 - pseudouridine synthesis [Evidence IEA];~go_process: GO:0042254 - ribosome biogenesis [Evidence IEA]), translated as MHKDSLGPDGKRVYTLKKVTEDGRVTKSAHPARFSPDDKYSRHRVTLKKRYGLLLTQQVDKEAAKL; from the exons ATGCACAAAGACTCTCTGGGCCCTGATGGCAAGCGGGTTTACACCCTGAAGAAGGTCACCGAGGATGGTCGCGTTACCAAGAGTGCTCACCCCGCCCGTTTCTCTCCCGATGACAAGTACTCCCG TCACCGTGTGACCCTCAAGAAGAGATACGGTCTCCTTCTGACCCAGCAAGTCG ACAAGGAGGCTGCTAAGCTGTAA
- the NOB1 gene encoding rRNA-binding endoribonuclease (BUSCO:EOG092620U5;~COG:O;~EggNog:ENOG410PG29;~InterPro:IPR039907,IPR014881,IPR036283,IPR033411, IPR017117;~PFAM:PF08772,PF17146;~go_function: GO:0004521 - endoribonuclease activity [Evidence IEA];~go_process: GO:0000469 - cleavage involved in rRNA processing [Evidence IEA];~go_process: GO:0042274 - ribosomal small subunit biogenesis [Evidence IEA]), which translates to MTDSASPAKPVHTIVLDAGPILKNTPPLSTLLAQCEELLITPSVVSEIRDPDARQRVETLYLPFLKQRTPSPKSVSVLSEFARKTGDRAVLSKTDIEVLALAYEIECERNGGDWRLRSVPGQKQVNGKPPVKEEKAEEKGEEAKGETEGETAHKEENKDEGAEVDAVAEDLKNASLGEETSTQETAAQNAPGEAQAEEPTPQDADDVQEEEDDGDDSDGGWITPSNLKKRQARDEASSAAAAPEPKVMQVATMTTDFACQNVLLQMNLNLLSTSTLQRIRHLKSFIKRCHACFFTTKDMNKQFCPRCGKDTLTRVSCTTDANGQFKMHLKKNMQWNNRGNRFSVPKPVHGTSNGKWKGGGGKGGWGTELILAEDQKEYVRATAEQNRRMRKEHDLMDEDYLPSILTGERNKNGRVRVGAGRNVNSRKR; encoded by the exons ATGACGGACTCTGCATCGCCTGCGAAGCCCGTCCACACCATCGTCCTTGACGCCGGTCCCATCTTGAAGAATACCCCGCCGCTATCCACGCTGCTCGCACAATGCGAAGAACTCCTCATCACCCCCTCCGTCGTCAGCGAAATCCGTGACCCTGACGCCCGCCAGCGTGTGGAGACACTCTACCTCCCCTTCTTGAAGCAGCGCACACCATCCCCGAAAAGCGTCAGTGTCCTGAGCGAATTTGCACGCAAGACTGGTGATCGGGCTGTCCTGAGTAAAACGGATATTGAGGTTCTGGCGCTTGCATACGAGATTGAATGCGAGCGCAATGGTGGTGATTGGAGACTGAGAAGTGTTCCGGGGCAGAAACAGGTGAATGGAAAGCCACCcgtgaaggaggaaaaggccgaagagaagggagaggaggctaAGGGTGAGACTGAGGGCGAGACCGCCCAcaaggaagagaacaaagacGAGGGTGCTGAGGTGGATGCCGTTGCGGAAGATCTGAAGAATGCAAGCTTGGGAGAGGAGACCAGCACACAGGAGACCGCGGCGCAAAATGCCCCTGGAGAGGCCCAGGCGGAGGAACCGACTCCTCAGGATGCCGACGACGtccaagaggaggaagatgatggtgatgattcGGATGGTGGCTGGATCACGCCCTCCAACTTGAAGAAGCGGCAGGCCCGCGATGAGGCTAGctctgcggctgcggcgccGGAGCCCAAGGTGATGCAGGTTGCCACCATGACTACTGATTTTGCG TGTCAAAACGTGCTGCTACAGATGAACTTGAACTTgctctccacttccaccctGCAGCGAATTCGCCATCTGAAGTCTTTCATCAAGCGGTGCCATGCCTgtttcttcaccaccaaagaCATGAACAAGCAGTTTTGTCCCCGCTGCGGCAAAGACACGCTCACCCGCGTATCCTGCACGACTGACGCGAATGGACAGTTCAAGATGCACCTGAAAAAGAACATGCAGTGGAACAACCGCGGAAACCGTTTCAGTGTCCCCAAGCCCGTCCACGGCACTTCTAACGGAAAGTggaagggtggtggtggtaagggTGGCTGGGGAACGGAATTGATTCTGGCGGAAGACCAGAAGGAGTATGTTCGAGCCACCGCAGAGCAGAACCGCAGAATGCGCAAGGAGCACGACCTCATGGACGAGGACTACCTCCCAAGCATCCTGACGGGAGAGCGGAACAAGAACGGTCGGGTCCGTGTGGGAGCTGGCAGGAATGTCAACTCGAGGAAGCGGTAA
- a CDS encoding uncharacterized protein (COG:S;~EggNog:ENOG410PQIW;~TransMembrane:6 (o27-48i60-83o103-126i138-159o187-205i217-238o)), with protein MMDSHTHFARTDDGAHGSYMSPRGGRALAVSVVFTSLATCCVAARIYTRTKLMHRMEPNDWMILLSLTLSYVFMGLFVVEALNGMGMHEAHIPPSVLLKQMKAFWLTIPFYNAALLLAKASILMQYFRVFPTRRMRRISWIMIGVLATYGSWAVLSAFLNCIPVAKFWNPTIPGYCLSMEGLWFSNASMHIATDIVILLIPIPALSGLELPQRQKMALISIFALGGFVCVTSVCRLVSLKKISDSTDPTYDNVGAASWSAIECNTGIICACLPTLRPLISRLLPHFLSTLSGGGHAYGYAHAPSSQSQPPTFWNGTGTVTTTITTHMDDLEYAHCTGGSDRYLTLVPGHELGGKGKLMVRETNNSAGLRDSVTGKDVRSDIASPSSS; from the exons ATGATGGACTCTCACACTCATTTCGCCCGAACGGATGATGGTGCGCACGGGTCATACATGTCACCCCGAGGGGGTCGAGCGTTAGCCGTCAGTGTTGTTTTTACCAGTCTAGCAACATGTTGTGTTGCTGCTCGTATTTACACGCGCACCAAGTTGATGCACCGCATGGAGCCAAACGACTGGATGATTTTGCTGTCCTTG ACGTTGTCCTATGTCTTTATGGGTCTATTCGTCGTGGAAGCCCTGAATGGGATGGGCATGCATGAGGCACACATCCCACCATCAGTCCTGTTAAAACAGATGAAG GCATTCTGGCTTACCATTCCATTCTACAATGCTGCATTGCTGCTTGCCAAAGCGTCAATTTTAATGCAGTATTTTCGCGTGTTCCCAACCCGGCGCATGCGGCGCATTTCCTGGATTATGATCGGCGTGCTTGCTACCTACGGATCATGGGCGGTTCTCAGTGCTTTCCTCAATTGCATCCCCGTCGCCAAATTTTGGAACCCGACTATTCCGGGATACTGTCTGAGCATGGAGGGACTGTGGTTCTCGAATGCGTCCATGCACATCGCTACCGATATCGTGATTTTGTTGATACCAATCCCGGCCTTGTCGGGGCTTGAATTGCCGCAGAGGCAGAAAATGGCCTTGATTTCAATCTTCGCTCTGGGTGGATT TGTCTGTGTAACTAGTGTTTGCCGGCTGGTTTCCCTGAAGAAGATTTCCGACTCTACCGACCCGACTT ACGACAATGTCGGTGCTGCATCCTGGTCTGCAATTGAATGCAACACGGGGATAATCTgtgcctgcctgcctacCCTCCGGCCTCTCATTTCGCGACTCCTTCCACACTTCCTCTCAACTCTAAGCGGTGGAGGCCATGCGTACGGCTACGCACATGCGCCCTCGTCGCAAAGCCAACCGCCAACGTTCTGGAATGGCACCGGCACGGTGACGACTACGATTACCACACACATGGACGATCTGGAGTACGCTCATTGCACGGGAGGCTCGGACAGATATCTTACACTTGTTCCGGGACATGAACTTGGTGGGAAAGGAAAGCTTATGGTGCGAGAGACCAATAATTCGGCCGGTCTCCGCGATTCAGTGACGGGGAAGGATGTGCGATCAGACATCGCATCGCCGTCATCATCGTGA
- a CDS encoding fungal specific transcription factor domain-containing protein (COG:K;~EggNog:ENOG410Q2N9;~InterPro:IPR007219;~PFAM:PF04082;~go_function: GO:0003677 - DNA binding [Evidence IEA];~go_function: GO:0008270 - zinc ion binding [Evidence IEA];~go_process: GO:0006351 - transcription, DNA-templated [Evidence IEA]), translated as MEVSFSPGSVLQAQLASACALFQKLATDKPPLLDFLQYDDQPSCLPPRAFLEAFIDTYFTELSSLLPIYDRQSVQTAMRTQYEILDVPDPAWIVSLNSILLQTLEGKSTAAKKTGMIPLEAGLITHLLQNIRRCFNNLQRLLEPRMANVQALLNLALVALRYFHFTLFETVFTQACELAKSMGLHRSMGKPCAEGRNLFWSLFIIDKHTSLITGTPCLLPSYDVGIPLPTSSGILLSDQSDARISLARIHERISRSLYAGIPCVSRKCLRRRAYKLVRRLNDWTTQHSHILYPPASTTTTAQQAIELRYALCICHVLVQRCIPASESRQIRLEHARTGLQLLQELCEGYHPGDSISGFAIFESILLRYPIVPFLEVYIHLLNPEDNDSPAVVTSDVNALVFFATRAECLATNACEGSLADTVRSISRLCSQIATSILQQNRRLQAQTTTPNNYCIDDGGISVWDYDIGMMMDGHGSYHRYDDVWCQMFL; from the exons ATGGAagtctccttctcccctgGCTCGGTGCTGCAAGCTCAGCTTGCCAGTGCGTGTGCGCTGTTCCAGAAACTGGCCACGGACAAACCTCCACTGTTGGATTTTCTCCAATATGATGACCAGCCGTCTTGTCTTCCACCACGAGCCTTCCTGGAAGCCTTCATCGACACATACTTTACCGAGCTCAGTTCATTGCTCCCCATATACGACCGACAGAGCGTTCAGACGGCCATGCGGACTCAGTACGAAATTCTGGACGTTCCTGATCCAGCCTGGATTGTATCGCTCAACAGCATCCTCCTTCAGACATTGGAAGGAAAGTCCACTGCAGCGAAGAAGACGGGCATGATACCTTTAGAAGCGGGCCTTATCACCCACCTATTGCAGAATATCCGGCGATGCTTCAACAATCTCCAAAGGCTACTAGAACCGCGTATGGCAAATGTGCAAGCCCTCTTGAACCTG GCTTTGGTTGCTCTCAGGTACTTCCACTTTACATTATTCGAGACTGTCTTCACCCAGGCCTGTGAGCTCGCCAAGTCGATGGGGCTACACCGGAGCATGGGCAAGCCATGCGCTGAGGGTCGGAATCTGTTCTGGTCTCTCTTCATTATAGAT AAACACACATCCCTGATAACCGGCACACCATGCCTCTTGCCATCCTATGACGTTGGTATCCCGCTTCCCACCAGCTCCGGCATTCTACTCAGCGATCAATCCGATGCGCGCATCTCCCTCGCTCGGATTCATGAAAGAATCTCTCGCAGTCTTTACGCCGGTATTCCGTGCGTCAGTCGGAAATGCCTGAGGCGGCGTGCCTATAAGCTTGTTCGACGCCTCAACGACTGGACCACCCAGCACAGTCACATTCTCTACCCCCcagccagcaccaccactactgcACAGCAGGCCATCGAACTCCGATACGCCCTCTGCATCTGCCATGTGCTAGTGCAGCGCTGTATACCTGCCTCGGAGAGTCGCCAGATTCGACTTGAGCATGCTCGCACGGGGCTacagcttcttcaggaaCTGTGTGAGGGATACCATCCGGGAGACAGCATTTCCGGCTTCGCCATCTTTGAAAG CATCTTACTACGTTACCCCATTGTCCCCTTTCTCGAAGTctacatccacctcctcaaccccgaAGACAATGACAGTCCAGCTGTCGTGACTTCCGATGTCAATGCCCTGGTTTTCTTCGCCACACGTGCGGAGTGTCTTGCTACAAACGCTTGTGAAGGCTCTCTTGCCGATACTGTCCGCTCTATATCTCGGCTATGTAGTCAGATTGCTACTTCGATTCTTCAGCAGAACCGGCGTCTTCAAgcacaaacaacaacaccaaataACTATTGCATTGACGATGGCGGCATAAGTGTCTGGGATTATGATATcggaatgatgatggatgggcaTGGTAGCTACCATAGATACGATGATGTGTGGTGTCAAATGTTTCTGTAA
- a CDS encoding MmgE/PrpD family protein (COG:S;~EggNog:ENOG410PWCM;~InterPro:IPR042183,IPR036148,IPR042188,IPR005656;~PFAM:PF03972;~go_function: GO:0016829 - lyase activity [Evidence IEA]), with protein sequence MVAITAKSEAASATSPIPTTNTTLNGVDGPKEKEKDHRPQNKEEGTAAEEEEKLTKAYNSSNGVTSQLCTWIASLQLEDIPDSVRTRAKYLFLDGIACALVGARVPWSQKAFDAMAVFEEKGKHVVIGYEERLGAIAAATLNGSWIQACEVDDYHSVAPLHSQAVVIPPLFAAAVSARNHPTAPRIIDGRTLLLASVVGFEVGPRVGMALHGTEMLAKGWHCGSVFGGPAAAGSSAKLLGLSAGQIEDAIGVAATQACGLMAAQYDGMVKRMHHGFAARNGLLGTMLAWGGYEGIKKVFERQYGGFLAMFGLGSKHTPSSKPEEVAKDLGTFWHTAEWIRLKLHACCGGIHGTIECLAEMQEMYPERFGREKLGEIKEIRIQLSDAVFHHCGWAPETRPLTPTGAQMNTAFVAASQLVDGQVLLEQFSSGKLDRDEVWELIGKTSCVHTAELDKPNIGCGALISITFADGTQVQHSLLKPKGVDEPISNEEILEKFRRLTGGLIGVERQEKIEKAVLGMEELQDVDELIELLSVNVVNPLQ encoded by the exons ATGGTCGCCATCACTGCTAAATCTGAAGCAGCTTCTGCTACTTCACCCATCCCTACCACCAATACTACCCTCAACGGGGTAGATGGtccaaaagagaaagaaaaagaccaTCGACCCCAAAACAAAGAGGaaggaacagcagcagaagaagaagagaaattaACCAAAGCATACAACTCCTCCAACGGCGTCACCAGCCAACTCTGTACCTGGATCGCCTCCCTCCAACTAGAAGATATCCCAGACTCCGTCCGCACCCGTGCCAAGTACCTTTTCCTTGATGGCATCGCCTGCGCACTCGTTGGTGCACGTGTCCCATGGTCGCAGAAGGCTTTTGATGCGATGGCTGTCttcgaggagaaggggaagcatGTGGTTATTGGGTATGAAGAG CGCCTCGGTGCCATCGCGGCCGCAACCCTCAACGGCTCCTGGATCCAAGCCTGCGAAGTAGACGACTACCACAGCGTGGCGCCCCTGCATTCACAAGCTGTGGTAATACCCCCTCTCTTCGCTGCCGCCGTCAGTGCGCGGAACCATCCGACCGCACCGCGCATCATCGACGGGCGAACACTTCTTCTCGCCTCGGTGGTAGGGTTCGAGGTTGGTCCGCGCGTGGGCATGGCGCTGCACGGCACCGAGATGCTCGCAAAGGGATGGCACTGCGGGTCTGTATTTGGTGGGCCCGCAGCCGCAGGCAGTTCCGCAAAGCTACTCGGTTTATCGGCGGGTCAAATTGAAGATGCAATTGGAGTAGCAGCGACACAAGCATGCGGGCTCATGGCGGCGCAGTACGACGGGATGGTAAAGCGGATGCATCATGGGTTCGCGGCAAGGAATGGACTGTTGGGCACGATGTTAGCGTGGGGAGGATACGAAGGGATCAAGAAGGTGTTTGAGCGGCAGTATGGAGGATTTCTGGCAATGTTTGGCCTCGGGTCGAAGCATACGCCTAGTTCGAAGCCGGAGGAAGTGGCGAAGGACTTGGGGACGTTTTGGCATACGGCAGAGTGGATTCGGTTGAAGTTGCATGCGTGCTGTGGGGGGATTCATGGCACGATTGAGTGTTTGGCGGAGATGCAGGAGATGTATCCGGAGCGTTTTGGACGGGAGAAATTGGGAGAGATCAAGGAGATTCGGATCCAGTTGAGTGATGCTGTGTTTCATCATTGTGGGTGGGCGCCGGAGACGAGGCCGTTGACGCCGACGGGGGCGCAGATGAATACGGCGTTTGTGGCGGCGTCGCAGTTGGTGGATGGacaggtgttgttggagcagTTTTCGTCGGGCAAGTTGGATCGGGATGAGGTTTGGGAGTTGATTGGGAAGACGAGTTGTGTGCATACGGCGGAGTTGGACAAGCCGAATATTGGGTGTGGTGCGTTGATTTCGATCACATTTGCGGATGGCACTCAGGTTCAGCATTCGTTGTTGAAGCcgaagggggtggatgaaCCCATTTCGAATGAGGAGATCTTGGAGAAGTTTCGTCGGTTGACGGGCGGGTTGATTGGGGTGGAGAGGCAGGAGAAGATTGAAAAGGCTGtgctggggatggaggagttgcaggatgtggatgagttgATTGAGTTGCTGAGCGTGAACGTGGTGAATCCGTTGCAGTAG
- a CDS encoding uncharacterized protein (COG:S;~EggNog:ENOG410PSSX): MSFNCTRCGFNNHHGQTCISNDLYSCQPTFKDTFLSYSDTALLASNQNLLEENGIPCLLIGDYMYEAMGSPALRGNIELVLESHDIIRAIRILRKANFPDEQPMYYPHLLCPFPHMGQKTCSARETPFIPYHSFHLNGSVWAEMNTVFHIDLCLYEKRYLFWDLPELTLGELSEDDPHFILASNPRLPSQKDKQHWGRFPDTLYPVKMPMPVRYVEAMMLLTARDWQIKGHGWAWRAEIVYMWKHVKGVLQGFFELERFKPIFRFWWADLESSETMSGGEVLCVHKLRGQLVAAGVMPETPLTWLKTYD, from the exons ATGTCATTCAATTGCACAAGGTGTGGCTTCAACAATCACCATGGGCAGACATGCATCTCCAATGATTTATATTCCTGTCAACCCACCTTCAAGGACACATTCTTGTCCTACAGCGACACTGCCTTACTTGCATCAAACCAAAAT CTCCTCGAAGAGAACGGTATACCATGTCTCCTAATCGGCGACTACATGTATGAAGCCATGGGAAGCCCTGCACTCCGTGGT AACATCGAACTCGTTCTCGAAAGCCATGATATAATCAGAGCAatccgcatcctccgcaaAGCCAACTTTCCCGATGAGCAACCCATGTACTACCCCCATCTTCTCTGTCCTTTTCCCCACATGGGACAAAAGACCTGTTCAGCCCGCGAaacccccttcatcccctaCCACTCCTTCCACCTAAACGGGAGTGTATGGGCAGAGATGAACACAGTGTTTCACATTGATCTCTGTCTATACGAGAAGCGATATCTCTTCTGGGACCTGCCTGAGCTCACTCTAGGAGAACTGTCCGAAGATGACCCCCATTTCATCCTAGCCAGTAATCCGCGTCTCCCTTCCCAGAAGGACAAGCAGCATTGGGGCCGGTTTCCTGATACCCTGTACCCGGTCAAGATGCCCATGCCGGTGCGGTATGTCGAGGCGATGATGCTTCTGACTGCCCGGGACTGGCAAATCAAGGGACATGGGTGGGCTTGGCGGGCTGAGATTGTATATATGTGGAAGCATGTAAAAGGCGTGCTACAGGGGTTCTTTGAGTTGGAGAGGTTCAAGCCGATATTTCGCTTCTGGTGGGCGGATTTGGAGAGTTCGGAGACAATGTCCGGTGGGGAGGTGCTGTGTGTGCATAAGCTGAGGGGGCAGTTGGTGGCGGCGGGTGTGATGCCTGAGACGCCGCTTACTTGGTTGAAGACGTATGATTGA